The following proteins come from a genomic window of Armatimonadota bacterium:
- a CDS encoding alpha/beta hydrolase family protein, producing the protein MTSKTKRIFNTQQEVMARLAASTRPLAFRARNAAQWRQWQRALRAALKRELGPMPGPVPPRAEVLERTLLRKYVREKVAFNSEAFASVPAWVLIPSPLRRGERRPAVMCLHGHGIGKDTLVGLGLEGGQEDYQHRIACRLAERGYVTISPDWRGFGERAEPEEWVRPGRDKCNVGYFAEGYFGYQRLALQIWDGMRTLDYLLTRPEVDSRRIGCIGCSFGGTMTTYLSALDPRIGAAVIACYVSTLRDALARANFCGAQYMPGLAKYADIPEVMMLTAPRPLMIQAGDRDSCFTIDVAAPAARRVQRAYRVLGIADRCCIDIFPGEHEIDVEPALAWFDRWLAGPGASSAGTIAERP; encoded by the coding sequence GTGACCAGCAAGACCAAGCGAATCTTCAACACGCAACAGGAGGTGATGGCGCGGCTGGCGGCGTCCACGCGTCCGCTTGCATTCAGGGCGAGGAATGCGGCGCAGTGGCGGCAGTGGCAGCGAGCGCTGCGCGCAGCGCTCAAGCGCGAGCTGGGGCCGATGCCGGGACCGGTGCCGCCGCGGGCGGAGGTGCTGGAGCGCACGCTGCTGCGGAAGTACGTGCGCGAGAAGGTGGCCTTCAACTCGGAGGCTTTCGCCTCGGTGCCGGCGTGGGTGCTCATTCCATCGCCACTGCGCCGGGGGGAGCGCCGGCCGGCGGTGATGTGCCTGCACGGGCACGGCATCGGCAAAGACACGCTGGTCGGCCTGGGCCTCGAAGGCGGGCAAGAGGATTACCAGCACCGCATAGCCTGCCGGCTCGCGGAGCGCGGATACGTGACAATCAGCCCCGACTGGCGCGGCTTCGGTGAGCGCGCCGAGCCCGAGGAATGGGTGCGGCCGGGGCGCGACAAGTGCAACGTGGGGTATTTCGCCGAGGGTTATTTCGGCTATCAGCGCCTGGCGCTGCAGATCTGGGACGGCATGCGCACGCTGGATTACCTGCTGACGCGGCCGGAGGTTGACAGCCGCCGCATCGGGTGCATCGGCTGCTCCTTTGGCGGCACGATGACCACGTATCTGTCGGCCCTCGATCCCCGCATCGGCGCCGCCGTCATCGCCTGCTACGTGAGCACCCTGCGGGATGCGCTGGCGCGCGCCAACTTCTGCGGCGCGCAGTACATGCCGGGGCTGGCCAAGTACGCCGACATCCCGGAGGTGATGATGCTGACCGCGCCGCGGCCGCTGATGATACAGGCGGGAGACCGGGATTCGTGCTTCACCATTGACGTGGCCGCTCCCGCGGCGCGGCGCGTGCAGCGCGCGTACCGGGTGCTCGGGATCGCCGACCGCTGCTGCATAGACATCTTCCCCGGCGAGCACGAGATTGACGTGGAGCCTGCGCTCGCCTGGTTCGACCGGTGGTTGGCCGGCCCGGGGGCAAGCTCTGCCGGCACAATAGCCGAGCGTCCTTAG